Proteins from a single region of Oncorhynchus tshawytscha isolate Ot180627B linkage group LG03, Otsh_v2.0, whole genome shotgun sequence:
- the LOC112228450 gene encoding hemojuvelin, producing the protein MGTLALCSHYSQLSWKRSVIVAMLLFHLCCLQVWASCRILRCNSDFVAVTLDLGGSGGGGGGGSREGNAGYCSALRSYAMCTRRMARACRGDLAYHSAVQGIEDLLIQHSCPRTGPTAQPRPLPQAPISGDACIYEKGYLQREGRTPDYLHCGVFGDPHVRTFRDEFQTCTVQGAWPLIDNEYLYVQATSAPMRGGVYATALITITIIFKNWRQCIEQQIYQAELDNVPAAFVDGSVTSGERQGQHSLSVHSDLPGHQAEIRAAHIGTTLVVRQSGRSLGLSVRSPSAIAEAFTPEQDLQLCVYGCPPSQRLETLPSPSSSSSLSSSSSSQPSAAAHVHCAALLPARDIYYQACLFDLLATGDLNSSTAAVAALEDARGMISDPNKVHLLLVGNADGSSPCLPLILAVAVLSEHLLALWTGQCL; encoded by the exons ATGGGGACACTGGCCCTTTGCAGCCACTACTCACAGCTGTCATGGAAACGCAGCGTCATAGTGGCAATGCTACTGTTTCACCTGTGCTGCCTGCAAG TATGGGCATCCTGTCGCATCCTGAGGTGCAACTCTGACTTTGTAGCTGTCACCCTGGACCTTGGGGGCAGTGGAGGGGgcggaggaggaggcagcagagaGGGCAATGCGGGCTACTGCAGCGCCCTCCGCTCCTATGCCATGTGTACCCGCCGCATGGCCCGTGCCTGCCGGGGCGACCTGGCCTACCACTCGGCCGTGCAGGGCATCGAGGACCTTCTCATCCAGCACAGCTGCCCCAGGACAGGACCCACCGCTCAGCCCCGGCCCCTGCCACAAGCCCCCATCTCTGGGGACGCCTGTATCTATGAGAAGGGCTACCTCCAGCGTGAGGGCCGGACCCCTGACTATCTCCACTGTGGAGTGTTCGGGGATCCCCATGTTCGCACCTTCCGTGATGAGTTCCAAACGTGCACTGTACAAGGGGCCTGGCCACTGATAGATAATGAGTATCTATACGTTCAGGCAACTAGCGCCCCCATGAGAGGAGGGGTGTATGCCACGGCTCTCATCACG ATTACCATCATCTTTAAGAACTGGCGCCAGTGTATCGAGCAGCAGATCTACCAGGCGGAGCTGGACAACGTTCCCGCAGCCTTCGTGGACGGCTCAGTGACCAGCGGGGAGAGGCAGGGCCAGCACAGCCTGAGCGTCCACTCTGATCTGCCTGGGCACCAGGCTGAGATCCGTGCTGCCCACATCGGCACCACCCTGGTGGTGCGTCAGAGTGGGCGGTCCCTGGGCCTGTCAGTACGCTCGCCAAGTGCCATTGCTGAAGCATTCACCCCCGAGCAGGACCTGCAGCTGTGTGTATATGGCTGCCCACCTTCACAGCGCCTAGAGACGCTACCcagcccctcttcttcctcctccctttcctcctcttcctcaagcCAGCCCTCTGCTGCAGCCCATGTCCACTGTGCAGCCCTCCTCCCTGCTAGGGACATCTACTACCAGGCCTGCCTGTTTGACCTGCTGGCCACAGGGGACCTCAACTCCAGCACGGCGGCTGTGGCGGCCCTGGAAGACGCCCGGGGAATGATCTCAGACCCCAATAAGGTGCATCTGCTACTGGTGGGCAATGCCGATGGTAGTAGCCCATGTCTGCCTCTGATCCTGGCTGTGGCTGTCCTATCAGAGCATCTGTTGGCTCTGTGGACTGGGCAGTGTTTATGA